A single Venturia canescens isolate UGA chromosome 1, ASM1945775v1, whole genome shotgun sequence DNA region contains:
- the LOC122414891 gene encoding aminopeptidase N-like isoform X3 — MRRGSVQTWEPLARRQSSNMAQFGNSRSEFMTSDLGLNDIEYERKGGFFMSHKKTAFVISAFVVIIIAAGFVGAYIGSIPKEKVYDTLALIESDVGCDHVVSSKFSLSKSLSPSRYRVELSPIIEGNTVTKLRGHVTIEFQYNGSSSLPQLVLNAKNVNLTSATLVSGKTTNSEDFKSRRKRSATSNDTEIVGNSTSSKADDSRAQNLTANGTVAADASSLGQKNASNETTTHAAQVQNSSTEMKAFEVSANTTEATVTPLTESSTTESSVKNETRKIAINRNETDEKAGFLVLYPEKAIKSGEYHLILNYEVPITNYVVYARNNSENSIEKWVGASRMQPTSLLDVFPAFNDVKMKARFQFNLPRPFTMKIYTNMPLKNSSKLSNDWVSDTFEETPPMSPENVVAVAGGQVQSLGKKTIGNVTMDFWGEKLQPGGAQYLVNKIESVYTNLATLFGVNISIPKLDIISERLSDYDSSYPGLIMVQEALYAVKNNSSKVTKELALMSLINLLGKQWLGGVVNSQNSSDNWILESSLLYLQHRLAKDIDAEFNHSTLVMDVQPDAFEVAGYSVARSLTSKLEPTHSNSYYTSEAYAIGACLINMLHGALSSMEFRAGYLSFVSRWSGGNADVISFWKAMTVNSTADEKPEGDVNLPEIMNLWSTAGGYPLVTVTRNYETGSAIVHQARFSYDKLSSASQQLWHIPLTWISDKNSNATLKWIKNQAETTLELQSVAANETNNETWFVFNPSKSGYYRVNYDQENWKLIAAALRENHSKFSPVTRASLVDDLFSAAFVRSIPYSVVFDVIQYLPENEQEPEPWAYLLQHAIKLNLVLYDSPEYSEYQERMLTFVSPLFNRVGQKIEEGSRLTMISHQLACMFSCPAYLTWAKRHYAGFERLPELPIKKNVPSYLRSSLLCAFAKLNGELSWQWWEQKFSNVTTRNERNSLLSSLACFQVPSLLQAVLNEIVYSNSFDEKDALVILDSFSIYPAATQAALKFVQSNWKNITRRYPKSCKVVTAFLDASSTGFAGEKDIEDFQSFKAKNYESLKKVGYVTALLEAKANASVSFITSLPNNPISEGNTTTLRDAEIQDSQTPKDLPA; from the exons ATGAGACGAGGGTCGGTACAAACGTGGGAGCCTTTGGCTCGGAGGCAAT ccTCGAACATGGCACAATTTGGCAACAGCCGATCAGAATTCATGACAAGCGATCTCGGCTTAAACGACATTGAATACGAGAGAAAAGGTGGATTTTTTATGTCTCATAAGAAAACAGCATTCGTTATAAGTGCCTTCGTTGTAATCATCATTGCTGCCGGCTTTGTCGGTGCTTATATTGGATCCATTCCAAAAGAAAAG GTTTACGACACATTAGCTCTGATCGAGAGCGACGTTGGATGCGATCACGTCGTGTCATCTAAATTTTCGCTTTCCAAGTCGCTGTCGCCCTCTCGTTATCGAGTCGAGCTTTCGCCGATTATCGAGGGCAATACAGTCACCAAACTGCGGGGACATGTCACGATAGAATTTCAGTACAATGGAAGCTCGAGTTTGCCCCAGCTCGTGCTGAACGCCAAAAACGTTAATTTGACCAGCGCAACGTTGGTCTCTGGCAAAACAACAAATTCCGAAGATTTCAAATCGCGGAGAAAAAGGTCGGCGACGAGCAATGACACGGAAATCGTTGGGAACTCAACCTCATCAAAAGCGGACGATAGTCGAGCCCAAAATTTAACAGCAAACG GAACAGTTGCAGCTGACGCATCAAGTTTGGGGCAGAAAAACGCTTCGAATGAAACCACGACTCATGCCGCCCAAGTGCAGAACTCGTCTACC GAAATGAAAGCATTCGAGGTTTCTGCCAACACCACCGAGGCAACAGTCACACCTTTGACTGAATCTTCCACAACCGAGTCATCggttaaaaatgaaacaaggaaaattgCAATAAACAGAAATGAAACGGACGAAAAAGCTGGATTTCTAGTGCTGTATCCCGAGAAAGCAATAAAATCAGGGGAATACCACTTGATACTCAACTACGAAGTTCCCATTACCAATTACGTTGTTTACGCCAGGAATAATAGCGAGAATAGTATTGAAAA gtGGGTCGGAGCTTCTCGAATGCAACCCACAAGCCTCCTGGACGTTTTTCCGGCCTTCAATGACGTCAAAATGAAGGCTCGATTTCAATTCAATCTCCCACGTCCATTCACCATGAAGATTTACACAAACATgcctttgaaaaattcttcgaaact GTCGAACGACTGGGTTTCGGACACGTTCGAGGAAACACCGCCGATGTCTCCCGAAAATGTAGTCGCAGTAGCGGGAGGACAAGTTCAAAGTCTGGGTAAAAAGACAATTGGAAACGTGACGATGGACTTTTGGGGTGAAAAGTTGCAGCCTGGCGGGGCGCAGTATTTAgtgaataaaatcgagtccGTTTATACGAATCTTGCAACTCTTTTTGGTGTTAATATTTCGATACCAAAATTAGACATAATTTCGGAGCGTCTTAGTGACTATGATTCTTCTTATCCAGGTCTCATTATGGTTCA AGAAGCTTTGTATGCAGTGAAAAATAACTCATCCAAAGTGACGAAAGAGCTCGCTCTCATGAGTCTAATAAATTTGTTGGGGAAACAGTGGCTCGGTGGAGTGGTCAACAGCCAAAATTCTTCTGACAATTGGATCCTCGAAAGTTCACTTTTGTATCTTCAGCATCGTCTCGCGAAGGAT ATTGACGCGGAATTTAATCATTCTACTCTTGTCATGGACGTTCAACCGGATGCATTCGAGGTTGCTGGGTACAGCGTCGCGAGATCTCTTACATCGAAACTCGAACCTACACATTCAAATTCCTACTACACATCGGAGGCTTACGCGATCG GTGCATGTCTGATTAACATGTTGCATGGCGCATTAAGCTCGATGGAATTTCGTGCCGGATACCTATCTTTCGTTTCAAGGTG GTCTGGCGGCAATGCCGATGTCATATCCTTCTGGAAAGCCATGACCGTAAATTCGACAGCCGATGAAAAGCCGGAAGGCGACGTTAATTTACCGGAAATTATGAATCTTTGGAGCACGGCAGGAGGATATCCGCTCGTCACTGTTACGCGAAACTATGAAACTGGATCGGCAATCGTGCATCAG GCTCGCTTCAGCTACGACAAGCTTTCCTCGGCAAGCCAACAACTGTGGCACATACCGTTGACTTGGATAAGCGATAAAAATTCCAATGCTACTTTGAAATGGATTAAAAATCAGGCTGAAACTACGTTGGAGCTTCAAAGTGTTGCTGCTAACGAAACAAACAATGAAACATGGTTTGTTTTCAACCCATCGAAGTCGG GATATTATCGCGTTAATTACGATCAAGAGAATTGGAAGTTGATCGCTGCAGCGTTGCGAGAGAATCACTCCAAATTTTCGCCGGTAACGAGAGCCTCGCTGGTCGATGACCTATTTAGCGCTGCTTTCGTTCGCTCCATTCCTTACTCcgttgttttcgatgtcatcCAATATCTCCCGGAAAATGAGCAGGAACCTGAGCCATGGGCTTATTTGCTGCAGCACGCGATTAAGTTGAATCTCGTTCTTTATGACAGCCCGGAATACTCCGAATACCAG GAACGTATGCTGACGTTCGTTTCACCACTCTTTAACCGAGTCGGTCAGAAAATCGAAGAAGGTTCTCGGTTAACAATGATCTCCCATCAATTGGCCTGCATGTTCAGTTGTCCAGCTTACCTCACCTGGGCCAAGAGACATTATGCTGGTTTTGAGCGCTTACCAGAGttgccaataaaaaaaaa TGTACCAAGTTATTTGCGCAGCAGTCTGCTTTGCGCTTTTGCAAAATTAAATGGCGAGTTGAGCTGGCAATGGTGGGAGCAAAAGTTCAGCAACGTTACGACCAGGAATGAGAGAAATTCATTGTTATCTTCGTTGGCTTGTTTCCAAGTGCCGTCATTGCTGCAGGC tGTCCTCAACGAGATAGTTTACAGCAATAGCTTCGACGAAAAGGACGCTCTCGTGATACTCGACAGCTTCTCCATTTATCCAGCTGCTACCCAAGCTGCCCTTAAGTTTGTCCAGAGCAATTGGAAAAACATCACTAGAAG GTATCCCAAGTCCTGTAAGGTTGTTACAGCCTTTTTGGATGCTTCATCCACTGGTTTCGCCGGCGAAAAAGATATTGAGGAC TTCCAGAGTTTCAAGGCGAAAAATTACGAGAGCCTGAAAAAAGTTGGCTACGTAACAGCACTCTTGGAAGCTAAAGCTAACGCTTCCGTGTCGTTTATAACGTCGCTTCCGAACAATCCAATATCCGAAGGCAACACAACGACGTTACGAGATGCCGAGATACAAGATTCACAAACCCCCAAAGATCTCCCTGCGTAG